One part of the Streptomyces lydicus genome encodes these proteins:
- a CDS encoding Cgl0159 family (beta/alpha)8-fold protein, whose protein sequence is MTPRISDLTTLRARRPGAVAEAAARRTRRPLIGDSGRLMIVAADHPARGALAVGDRQLAMANRLDLLERLVLALSRPGVDGVLATADILEDLLLLGALEGKVVMGSMNRGGIAGASFEMDDRFTGHRPQDLVRLRFDAGKLLLRIDYDDPGSLTTMEATARAVDAMAERELPVFVEPFLSSRIDGRVRNDLSPEAVTRSVAIASGLGGTSAYTWLKLPVTDDPDAMARVCETTTLPTVLLGGDIGSTVGEQEAAYEKWRKALRLPTVQGLVVGRSLLYPADGDVAAAVDTAVGLL, encoded by the coding sequence TTGACCCCTCGGATCAGTGACCTCACGACGCTGCGGGCCCGGCGGCCCGGGGCCGTCGCGGAGGCCGCCGCCCGCCGCACCCGTCGGCCGCTCATCGGTGACAGCGGCCGGCTGATGATCGTCGCCGCGGACCACCCGGCGCGCGGCGCGCTCGCGGTCGGCGACCGGCAGCTCGCCATGGCCAACCGCCTCGACCTGCTGGAACGTCTGGTGCTGGCGTTGTCGCGGCCCGGCGTGGACGGGGTGCTCGCCACCGCCGACATCCTGGAGGACCTGCTGCTGCTCGGCGCCCTCGAAGGCAAGGTCGTCATGGGGTCGATGAACCGGGGCGGTATCGCGGGGGCCTCGTTCGAGATGGACGACCGGTTCACCGGGCACCGGCCGCAGGACCTGGTCCGGCTGCGGTTCGACGCGGGCAAGCTGCTGCTGCGCATCGACTACGACGATCCCGGTTCGCTGACCACGATGGAGGCCACCGCCCGCGCCGTCGACGCGATGGCCGAGCGGGAACTGCCCGTCTTCGTCGAGCCGTTCCTTTCCTCCCGGATAGACGGCAGGGTCCGCAACGACCTCAGCCCCGAGGCCGTGACCCGCTCCGTCGCCATCGCCTCCGGTCTCGGTGGCACCTCCGCGTACACCTGGCTCAAACTGCCGGTCACCGACGACCCCGACGCGATGGCCCGGGTCTGCGAGACCACCACCCTGCCGACGGTGCTGCTCGGCGGCGACATCGGCAGCACCGTCGGCGAGCAGGAAGCCGCCTACGAGAAGTGGCGCAAGGCGCTGCGGCTGCCGACCGTGCAGGGGCTGGTCGTCGGCCGCTCCCTGCTCTACCCGGCCGACGGGGATGTCGCGGCCGCCGTGGACACCGCCGTGGGCCTGCTGTGA
- the iolB gene encoding 5-deoxy-glucuronate isomerase, whose protein sequence is MGTEFHLRAGAAAAGPYAVDIDPERAGWGYSSLRVLDLPPGGHHSFATGDSEWIVLPLSGGCTVRTDGGEVFELTGREDVFSGVTDFAYVPRDAHVQITSGAGGRFALTGARCAHRLPARYGAASDVPVELRGSGSCSRQVNNFGAAGTFACDKLIAVEVLTPGGNWSSYPPHKHDECRPGEESELEEIYYFEIEAAHGTGGVGYQRVSPSGRGRGTDVLAEVRSGDAVLIPDGWHGPSIAAPGHAMYYLNVMAGPGETREWLICDHPDHGWIRGTWPEQPVDPRLPLYGAPAAEATAASPGPGAAGSPETAGPPAAPGLPEAPVGDAR, encoded by the coding sequence ATGGGTACTGAATTCCATCTGAGGGCCGGGGCCGCGGCCGCGGGGCCGTACGCCGTGGACATCGACCCGGAGCGGGCCGGCTGGGGGTACTCCTCGCTGCGGGTCCTCGACCTGCCGCCCGGTGGCCACCACTCCTTCGCCACCGGGGACAGCGAGTGGATCGTGCTGCCGCTGTCCGGCGGCTGCACGGTGCGCACCGACGGCGGCGAGGTCTTCGAACTGACCGGCCGGGAGGACGTGTTCAGCGGCGTCACGGACTTCGCCTACGTGCCGAGGGACGCGCACGTGCAGATCACCAGCGGGGCGGGCGGCCGCTTCGCGCTGACCGGGGCGCGCTGCGCACACCGGCTGCCGGCCCGCTACGGGGCCGCTTCCGACGTGCCGGTGGAGCTGCGCGGCAGCGGCTCCTGTTCGCGGCAGGTCAACAACTTCGGCGCGGCCGGCACGTTCGCCTGCGACAAGCTCATCGCGGTGGAAGTGCTCACCCCCGGCGGCAACTGGTCCTCCTACCCGCCGCACAAGCACGACGAGTGCCGCCCCGGCGAGGAGTCGGAGCTGGAGGAGATCTACTACTTCGAGATCGAGGCCGCGCACGGCACGGGCGGGGTCGGCTACCAGCGCGTCAGCCCGTCCGGGCGCGGCCGCGGCACCGATGTGCTGGCCGAGGTCCGCAGCGGGGACGCGGTGCTGATCCCCGACGGCTGGCACGGGCCGTCGATCGCCGCGCCCGGGCACGCCATGTACTACCTCAACGTCATGGCCGGCCCCGGCGAGACCCGCGAGTGGCTGATCTGCGACCACCCCGACCACGGGTGGATCCGCGGCACCTGGCCGGAGCAGCCCGTCGACCCCCGTCTGCCGCTCTACGGAGCGCCCGCCGCTGAGGCGACGGCGGCCTCACCGGGCCCCGGAGCCGCAGGTTCCCCGGAAACCGCAGGACCCCCCGCCGCCCCCGGACTCCCCGAAGCGCCCGTAGGAGACGCCCGATGA
- the iolD gene encoding 3D-(3,5/4)-trihydroxycyclohexane-1,2-dione acylhydrolase (decyclizing), producing MNAPTTRRLTVAQALVEFLAHQYTERDGRRHRLISACWGIFGHGNVAGIGQALLESGGALPYLQGRNEQAMVHAAVGYARQRDRLSAQAVTTSIGPGATNLVTGAALATVNRLPVLLLPGDVFATRPADPVLQQLEVPSAGDVSVNDALRPVSRYFDRVTRPEALIPAALQAVRVLADPVDTGAVTLALPQDVQAEAYDWPEEFFADRVWRVTRPAPDADALAEAVHAIRGARRPLLIAGGGVHHSEAEDALRTFADATGIPVASTQAGKGSLRYDHPADVGGIGHTGTATADALAREADLVIGVGTRYTDFTTASSTLFAAPGVRFVNLNIAPFDAHKLGAASLVADARAGLEALTGALSGHRVAAAYEAGYRAAKEEWERRVDAAYGAEDDSVRPSQTQVLGALDGIVDDTDVILNAAGSLPGDLHKLWRARSRRQYHLEYGYSCMGYEIPAAIGVRLAAPDRPVWALVGDGTYLMNPTEIVTAVQEGVNITIVLIQNHGYASIGGLSEATGGERFGTAYRFRAGDGTYTGAPLPVDLAANAASLGMDVLRAATVGELRAALVKARGANRPTCVYVETETADTVPGAPEAQAWWDVPVAETATRPAAVAAREAYDRHAAGRRRHL from the coding sequence ATGAACGCCCCGACGACCCGCCGCCTCACGGTCGCGCAAGCCCTGGTCGAGTTCCTCGCCCACCAGTACACCGAGCGGGACGGCCGGCGGCACCGGCTGATCAGCGCCTGCTGGGGCATCTTCGGCCACGGCAACGTCGCCGGCATCGGCCAGGCCCTGCTGGAGTCCGGCGGTGCGCTGCCCTACCTCCAGGGCCGCAACGAACAGGCCATGGTGCACGCCGCCGTCGGCTACGCCCGGCAGCGCGACCGGCTCTCCGCGCAGGCCGTCACCACCTCCATCGGCCCGGGCGCCACCAACCTCGTCACCGGTGCCGCGCTCGCCACCGTCAACCGCCTGCCGGTGCTGCTGCTGCCCGGCGACGTCTTCGCGACGCGGCCCGCCGATCCCGTCCTGCAGCAGCTCGAAGTCCCCTCCGCGGGCGATGTGTCCGTCAACGACGCGCTGCGCCCGGTGTCGCGCTACTTCGACCGGGTCACCCGCCCCGAGGCGCTGATCCCGGCCGCCCTCCAGGCCGTGCGGGTGCTCGCCGACCCGGTCGACACCGGCGCGGTCACCCTGGCCCTGCCGCAGGACGTGCAGGCGGAGGCGTACGACTGGCCGGAGGAGTTCTTCGCCGACCGGGTGTGGCGGGTGACCCGGCCGGCTCCCGACGCCGACGCCCTCGCGGAGGCCGTGCACGCGATCCGCGGGGCCCGGCGGCCGCTGCTGATCGCAGGCGGCGGGGTGCACCACTCCGAGGCCGAGGACGCGCTGCGGACGTTCGCCGACGCCACCGGCATCCCGGTGGCCTCCACCCAGGCCGGCAAGGGCTCGCTGCGGTACGACCATCCGGCGGACGTGGGCGGCATCGGCCACACCGGGACCGCCACCGCCGACGCGCTGGCCCGGGAGGCCGACCTGGTCATCGGGGTCGGCACCCGCTACACCGACTTCACCACCGCCTCGTCGACGCTGTTCGCCGCGCCCGGTGTCCGCTTCGTCAACCTCAACATCGCCCCCTTCGACGCGCACAAGCTCGGTGCCGCCTCCCTCGTCGCCGACGCCCGCGCCGGGCTCGAAGCGCTCACCGGGGCGCTGTCCGGGCACCGGGTGGCGGCGGCGTACGAGGCCGGCTACCGGGCGGCGAAGGAGGAGTGGGAGCGCCGGGTGGACGCCGCGTACGGCGCGGAGGACGACTCCGTACGGCCGTCCCAGACGCAGGTCCTCGGCGCGCTGGACGGCATCGTCGACGACACCGACGTGATCCTCAACGCGGCCGGGTCGCTCCCCGGTGACCTGCACAAACTCTGGCGCGCCCGGTCCCGCCGGCAGTACCACCTGGAGTACGGCTACTCCTGCATGGGCTATGAGATCCCCGCCGCGATCGGGGTGCGGCTCGCCGCGCCGGACCGCCCGGTGTGGGCGCTGGTCGGCGACGGTACGTATCTGATGAATCCCACCGAGATCGTCACCGCGGTGCAGGAGGGCGTCAACATCACCATCGTGCTGATCCAGAACCACGGCTACGCCTCCATCGGCGGCCTGTCCGAGGCGACCGGCGGCGAACGCTTCGGGACCGCGTACCGCTTCCGGGCCGGGGACGGCACGTACACCGGTGCGCCGCTGCCGGTGGACCTGGCCGCCAACGCCGCCTCGCTCGGCATGGACGTGCTGCGGGCGGCGACGGTCGGTGAGCTGCGTGCCGCGCTGGTGAAGGCGCGCGGCGCGAACCGGCCCACATGTGTCTATGTCGAGACCGAAACGGCTGACACTGTGCCGGGCGCGCCGGAGGCGCAAGCCTGGTGGGATGTACCTGTTGCCGAGACCGCGACACGTCCGGCGGCGGTCGCCGCCCGCGAGGCGTACGACCGGCACGCCGCCGGGCGCCGCCGCCACCTCTGA
- a CDS encoding CoA-acylating methylmalonate-semialdehyde dehydrogenase yields the protein MKTISHWIGGKPVEGVSGNFGPVYNPATGAQEKQVAFASVDEVDAAVRAAKEAFASWGTSSLAKRSSVLFKYRELVDAHREEIARLITAEHGKVHSDALGEVARGLEIVELACGIPEKLKGELSTQVSTRVDVAAIRQSLGVVAGITPFNFPAMVPMWMFPLAVACGNTFVLKPSEKVPSAAFKLAELAAEAGLPDGVLNIVNGDKVAVDAILAHPDIAAVSFVGSTPIARYIHTTGTANGKRVQALGGAKNHMLVLPDADLDLAADSAINAAYGSAGERCMAISVVVAVGDTADPLIGKIKERADKLRIGPGDDPASEMGPLITKVHRDKVASYVTGAAAQGADVVIDGTGYTVEGYEDGHWIGVSLLDNVTPEMDAYRDEIFGPVLSVVRVETYDDAIALMNNSPWGNGTAIFTRDGGAARRFQLEVEAGMVGVNVPIPVPVGYHSFGGWKDSLFGDHHIYGNDGVHFYTRGKVITTRWPDPSDGGINLGFPSNH from the coding sequence ATGAAGACCATCAGCCACTGGATCGGCGGCAAGCCCGTCGAGGGTGTCTCCGGCAACTTCGGCCCGGTCTACAACCCGGCCACCGGAGCGCAGGAGAAGCAGGTCGCCTTCGCCTCGGTCGACGAGGTCGACGCGGCCGTCCGCGCGGCGAAGGAAGCCTTCGCGTCGTGGGGCACCAGCTCGCTGGCCAAGCGCTCGTCGGTGCTGTTCAAGTACCGGGAGCTGGTGGACGCGCACCGCGAGGAGATCGCCCGGCTGATCACCGCCGAGCACGGCAAGGTGCACTCCGACGCGCTCGGTGAGGTCGCCCGCGGTCTGGAGATCGTCGAGCTGGCCTGCGGCATCCCCGAGAAGCTGAAGGGTGAACTGTCCACGCAGGTGTCCACCCGGGTGGACGTGGCGGCGATCCGCCAGTCGCTGGGTGTGGTGGCCGGCATCACGCCGTTCAACTTCCCGGCGATGGTGCCGATGTGGATGTTCCCGCTCGCCGTCGCCTGCGGCAACACCTTCGTCCTCAAGCCGAGCGAGAAGGTGCCGAGCGCGGCCTTCAAGCTGGCCGAGCTGGCCGCCGAGGCGGGCCTGCCGGACGGCGTGCTGAACATCGTCAACGGCGACAAGGTGGCCGTGGACGCGATCCTGGCGCACCCGGACATCGCCGCGGTGTCGTTCGTCGGTTCCACGCCCATCGCCCGTTACATCCACACCACCGGCACCGCCAACGGCAAGCGCGTGCAGGCGCTGGGCGGCGCCAAGAACCACATGCTGGTCCTGCCGGACGCCGACCTGGACCTGGCCGCGGACTCGGCGATCAACGCCGCGTACGGCTCGGCGGGTGAGCGCTGCATGGCGATCTCCGTCGTGGTCGCCGTCGGGGACACCGCCGACCCGCTGATCGGCAAGATCAAGGAGCGCGCCGACAAGCTGCGGATCGGCCCGGGCGACGACCCGGCGTCCGAGATGGGCCCGCTGATCACCAAGGTGCACCGCGACAAGGTCGCCTCGTACGTCACGGGTGCGGCGGCCCAGGGCGCCGACGTCGTCATCGACGGCACCGGTTACACCGTCGAGGGGTACGAGGACGGCCACTGGATCGGCGTCTCGCTGCTGGACAACGTCACGCCCGAGATGGACGCCTACCGCGACGAGATCTTCGGCCCGGTGCTGTCCGTCGTGCGGGTGGAGACGTACGACGACGCCATCGCGCTGATGAACAACTCGCCGTGGGGCAACGGCACCGCGATCTTCACCCGGGACGGCGGCGCGGCCCGCCGCTTCCAGCTGGAGGTCGAGGCCGGGATGGTCGGCGTGAACGTGCCGATCCCGGTGCCGGTCGGCTACCACTCCTTCGGTGGCTGGAAGGACTCGCTCTTCGGCGACCACCACATCTACGGCAACGACGGCGTGCACTTCTACACCCGCGGCAAGGTCATCACGACCCGCTGGCCCGACCCGTCCGACGGCGGCATCAACCTGGGCTTCCCCAGCAACCACTGA
- a CDS encoding GNAT family N-acetyltransferase: MTSHPSPDSAAPEPSSPLSPASPASPAPAASADSGCPTGGADLLTARLVLRPWSGSELAAVLGGLRQPHWAADYPDEGDRVIAGFTAGHPEARGTYGQRQIIERASGLVVGGIGLFPPSDDGDVEFGYGVVPSRRGRGYAPEAVRALVAFALAAPGVHTVYADVEPANPASCRVLEKAGLERCAGSDGLVRFRATAPVG; this comes from the coding sequence GTGACTTCGCACCCTTCCCCGGACTCCGCCGCACCGGAGCCGTCGTCCCCCCTTTCTCCCGCATCGCCCGCATCTCCGGCTCCGGCTGCCTCCGCCGACTCCGGCTGCCCGACGGGCGGCGCGGATCTGCTGACCGCGCGGCTGGTGCTGCGGCCGTGGTCCGGCAGTGAGCTGGCCGCGGTCCTCGGCGGGCTGCGGCAGCCGCACTGGGCGGCCGACTACCCCGACGAGGGCGACCGCGTCATCGCCGGATTCACCGCCGGGCACCCGGAGGCCCGCGGCACCTACGGCCAGCGGCAGATCATCGAGCGGGCGAGCGGCCTGGTGGTCGGCGGCATCGGACTGTTCCCGCCGTCGGACGACGGCGACGTGGAGTTCGGCTACGGCGTCGTACCGTCCCGGCGCGGCCGTGGCTACGCACCCGAGGCGGTCCGCGCCCTGGTGGCGTTCGCGCTGGCCGCGCCGGGCGTGCACACCGTGTACGCGGACGTCGAGCCGGCCAACCCCGCCTCCTGCCGGGTCCTGGAGAAGGCCGGGCTGGAGCGCTGCGCCGGCAGCGACGGGCTCGTGCGGTTCCGCGCGACGGCGCCCGTGGGATAG